A single region of the Changchengzhania lutea genome encodes:
- a CDS encoding Ig-like domain-containing protein — protein sequence MKYVYICLAVILFGCGGSDDSIAVEPPVAANDAVSTLENTSIPISVLSNDTLTNNAKLNDFDTASTNGGTISQASNKLIYTPANNFTGTDNFTYTICDGLSSPNCATGTVSVTVTDIGNPTAVNDTLEIIENTTTTITTLLDNDTLVDNAILTSIDNSSSSGTVILNNNKTISYTSLNGFSGEDTFTYTLCDNDSTPTCATATVTITVIDEGNPTAVDDAYTVIENEVKIISDVLDNDSLIDDSILSTIDDALTQGTVILNNDGTVSYTPQNGFLGEDTFVYAICDDDSPNNTCSTATVTITVIQPIGFNIPSQLVDYYNGVIFSEDSNLMFDELEEHTKSNHTTILSYGQRHQYLYNADEDESNADNVILMYSGVSRYWEEYMSGTNSYSPQTFNTEHIYPQSLLSAEDAVTDLHHLRSCDADVNSERLNYGFIDGSGTYALQGEKWYPGDEWKGDVARMVMYLNIRYGETFTKVGTLELFLKWNTEDPVSAFEEQRNNVIYAAQGNRNAFIDNPYLATLVWGGAAAENKW from the coding sequence ATGAAATATGTATATATATGTTTAGCCGTAATACTTTTTGGATGCGGCGGGAGTGATGATAGTATTGCTGTAGAGCCTCCAGTAGCTGCTAATGATGCTGTAAGTACTCTAGAAAACACCTCAATACCAATAAGTGTTTTAAGTAACGATACGCTTACAAATAATGCGAAGCTAAACGATTTTGATACTGCTTCAACCAATGGTGGAACAATTTCCCAAGCCTCTAACAAACTTATTTATACACCAGCAAATAACTTTACTGGCACCGACAATTTTACTTATACTATTTGCGACGGTTTAAGTTCTCCAAATTGCGCAACAGGTACGGTAAGCGTTACTGTAACTGATATAGGTAACCCAACTGCCGTAAATGACACTTTAGAAATTATAGAGAACACAACAACAACAATTACAACCTTATTGGATAATGACACATTGGTTGATAATGCTATATTAACTTCAATTGATAATTCATCAAGCTCTGGTACGGTAATATTAAACAATAATAAAACAATTTCTTATACATCGCTAAATGGGTTTTCTGGTGAAGACACATTTACTTATACCTTATGTGATAACGACTCTACGCCCACATGTGCAACTGCTACCGTTACAATAACCGTAATAGATGAAGGAAATCCTACGGCAGTAGATGATGCTTACACGGTTATAGAAAATGAAGTAAAAATAATTTCTGATGTATTGGATAACGATTCTTTAATTGATGATTCGATTTTGTCAACGATTGATGATGCCTTAACACAAGGAACAGTTATTTTAAACAATGATGGCACCGTGTCATATACACCACAAAATGGCTTTCTAGGTGAAGACACTTTTGTCTATGCCATTTGTGATGATGACAGTCCAAATAACACATGTTCTACTGCTACCGTTACTATTACAGTTATTCAGCCTATAGGTTTTAATATTCCTTCACAATTAGTAGATTATTATAACGGCGTTATTTTCTCTGAAGATTCTAATTTAATGTTTGATGAATTAGAAGAACATACAAAATCAAATCATACTACTATTTTGTCTTATGGACAAAGACATCAATACTTGTACAACGCAGATGAAGATGAAAGTAATGCAGATAATGTCATATTGATGTATTCTGGTGTAAGTCGATATTGGGAAGAATACATGTCAGGTACAAACTCTTATTCACCACAAACCTTTAATACAGAGCATATATACCCACAATCTTTGTTAAGTGCAGAAGATGCAGTAACCGATCTACATCATTTAAGGTCATGTGATGCAGATGTGAATAGCGAGCGTCTCAATTATGGCTTTATAGATGGTAGCGGAACGTATGCATTACAAGGAGAAAAATGGTATCCTGGTGATGAATGGAAGGGAGATGTAGCACGAATGGTAATGTATTTGAATATTAGATATGGAGAAACTTTCACTAAGGTTGGTACTTTAGAGTTATTCCTAAAATGGAATACAGAAGATCCTGTTTCTGCTTTTGAAGAACAAAGAAATAATGTTATTTATGCAGCCCAAGGCAATAGAAACGCATTTATTGACAATCCCTATTTGGCAACCTTAGTTTGGGGAGGTGCTGCTGCAGAGAATAAATGGTAG
- a CDS encoding TonB-dependent receptor gives MKKTTQFLLMAVVLLCSTVMMAQSTISGTVLEAGSNVPLPGANVIEKGTSNGVTTDFDGNFSFKTLSSSGEIVISYIGYNSKTISFSGDTTLDNIQLESSQFGLEEIQIIASVAVDRKTPVAVSTVKAADIELKLGTQEFPEILKSTPGVYATKAGGGYGDGRINLRGFDSENVAVMINGIPVNDMENGRVFWSNWAGLGDVTSTMQVQRGLGASKLAVPSIGGTINIITKTTDVEEGGNILATVANDGYLKYGLTYSTGLMDNGFAATVSAAKTTGDGYVDGTEFTGVSYFVNISKEINENHKLAFSAFGSKQRHGQRQNRQLIETYRNSERGRKFNADWGYKNGQVTYQEDNFYNKPQISLNHYWTLSEKTSINSSAYVSFGSGGGGGTRGVNKFTFNADGSSDYRTGLFGPLDFDKISDENEALGANGSETILRASRNDHNWYGLLSTLKTDLSDDLVLLAGLDYRSYTGIHFQEVTDLLGGQYFLDDNDENNPNNAAQVGDMINYNNDGKVGWLGFFGQLEYDVNENFNTFVALAVSNTSYQRIDYFNYLDSDPLQETDKYNFLGYSIKGGANYRIDGNHNVFANLGYFEKAADFDSVFLNFSNDNINADAENQKITSYELGYGFRGEKLTANVNLYRTTWNDRTETASFQQPDGTRAAANILGVNAIHQGIELDFVYRATDKLSVTGMASLGDWRWDSDVLGVDIFDEEQNLLDTVDIYISDLHVADAAQTTFALGANYKLAPETRFIIDYNYYADIYADYDPSDRGTEGAPDAWKMPDYGLFDIALSHGFKFGSFDATLTGRMNNVFDTEYISDAQDGSGSTADTALVYFGYGRTFSIGAKLNF, from the coding sequence ATGAAAAAAACGACTCAATTTTTATTGATGGCTGTGGTGCTATTATGTTCTACGGTAATGATGGCTCAAAGCACCATTAGTGGTACAGTCTTAGAGGCAGGAAGTAATGTTCCACTTCCAGGAGCAAACGTTATTGAAAAAGGCACGTCCAATGGTGTAACTACCGATTTTGACGGAAATTTTTCTTTTAAAACATTATCATCTTCTGGTGAGATAGTAATTTCCTATATTGGTTATAATTCTAAAACTATTTCTTTTTCTGGAGATACTACTTTAGATAACATCCAATTAGAGTCAAGTCAATTTGGACTTGAAGAAATACAAATCATTGCTTCTGTAGCAGTTGATAGAAAAACACCAGTAGCAGTATCTACCGTTAAAGCCGCAGATATTGAACTTAAATTAGGGACACAAGAGTTTCCAGAAATTTTAAAATCTACACCCGGTGTGTATGCGACTAAAGCTGGTGGAGGATATGGTGATGGTAGAATTAATCTTCGTGGATTTGATTCTGAAAATGTTGCTGTAATGATAAACGGTATTCCTGTAAACGACATGGAAAATGGTCGTGTTTTCTGGTCTAACTGGGCAGGATTAGGTGATGTGACTAGTACCATGCAGGTTCAAAGGGGCTTAGGAGCTTCAAAACTTGCTGTACCATCTATTGGAGGTACAATCAATATTATCACAAAAACTACCGATGTTGAAGAAGGAGGTAACATACTAGCAACCGTTGCTAACGATGGTTACCTAAAATATGGCTTAACATACTCAACAGGATTAATGGACAATGGTTTTGCTGCAACGGTTTCTGCTGCAAAAACTACAGGTGATGGATATGTTGATGGTACAGAGTTTACAGGTGTTTCATATTTTGTAAATATTTCTAAAGAAATAAACGAAAATCACAAACTAGCATTTTCTGCATTTGGTTCTAAACAACGTCATGGACAAAGACAAAACAGACAACTAATTGAGACTTATAGAAATAGTGAAAGAGGTAGAAAATTCAACGCCGATTGGGGGTATAAGAATGGTCAAGTAACTTATCAAGAAGACAACTTTTACAATAAACCTCAAATTTCTTTAAACCATTATTGGACTCTAAGCGAAAAAACATCTATTAACTCATCTGCTTATGTGTCTTTCGGATCAGGCGGTGGTGGTGGAACCAGAGGTGTTAATAAGTTTACTTTTAATGCTGATGGAAGTAGCGACTATAGAACAGGTCTTTTTGGACCGTTAGATTTTGATAAAATTTCTGATGAGAATGAAGCTTTAGGAGCAAATGGTTCTGAAACCATTTTAAGAGCGTCTCGTAATGACCATAACTGGTACGGATTGTTATCTACATTAAAAACAGATTTATCTGATGATTTAGTGTTATTAGCTGGTTTAGACTATAGATCTTATACAGGGATACACTTTCAAGAGGTAACCGATTTATTGGGCGGACAATATTTCTTAGATGATAATGATGAAAACAACCCAAATAATGCAGCTCAAGTCGGGGATATGATAAATTATAATAACGACGGAAAAGTTGGTTGGTTAGGATTCTTTGGTCAATTAGAATACGATGTTAATGAAAATTTTAACACATTTGTAGCTTTAGCGGTGTCTAATACGTCTTACCAAAGAATTGATTATTTTAATTACTTAGATTCAGATCCTTTGCAGGAAACAGATAAATATAATTTTTTAGGTTATAGTATTAAAGGGGGTGCAAATTATAGAATTGATGGAAATCATAATGTATTTGCTAACTTAGGCTACTTTGAAAAAGCAGCAGATTTTGATTCTGTATTTTTAAATTTTTCAAATGACAATATTAATGCGGATGCTGAAAATCAAAAAATAACAAGTTATGAGTTAGGTTATGGTTTTCGTGGTGAGAAATTAACTGCTAACGTAAACTTATACAGAACCACATGGAATGATAGAACAGAAACGGCTAGCTTCCAACAACCTGATGGGACAAGAGCAGCAGCTAATATTTTAGGCGTAAATGCTATTCACCAGGGTATAGAGTTAGACTTTGTGTATAGAGCTACGGATAAATTAAGCGTGACGGGTATGGCATCTTTAGGAGATTGGAGATGGGATAGCGATGTATTGGGTGTAGATATTTTTGATGAAGAGCAAAATTTGTTGGATACCGTAGATATATATATTAGTGATTTACATGTAGCTGATGCAGCACAAACAACGTTTGCATTAGGAGCTAATTATAAATTAGCACCTGAAACTAGATTTATTATAGACTACAACTATTATGCTGATATATATGCTGATTATGACCCTAGTGATCGTGGTACAGAAGGTGCGCCAGACGCATGGAAAATGCCTGATTATGGTTTATTTGATATAGCCCTTAGCCATGGATTTAAATTTGGGTCTTTTGATGCGACTTTAACAGGTAGAATGAATAATGTGTTTGATACTGAATATATTTCAGATGCACAAGATGGATCTGGTTCTACAGCAGACACGGCTTTAGTGTATTTCGGTTATGGAAGAACATTTAGTATCGGTGCAAAACTTAATTTCTAA
- the pgi gene encoding glucose-6-phosphate isomerase, with translation MALPKINPTMTNAWKKLQAHYKDVKDDHMKDWFAQDEARADKFTIKWEDFYVDFSKNRMTEETFNYLLQLADEVKLKAAIKSQFSGEVINETEGRAVLHTALRAPEDANFKVDGKNVMPEIHEVKEKIKTFTNHVVNGNLKGYTGKPFTDIVNIGIGGSDLGPAMVVDALQFYKNHLTTHFVSNVDGDHVNEVIKKLNPETTLFVIVSKTFTTQETLSNANTLKDWFLKSATNEAVAKHFVAVSTNLSSVQSFGIDKNNIFPMWDWVGGRFSLWSAVGLSVSLAVGYDHFNSLLSGANKMDEHFKNEDFKTNIPVVLALISVWYNNFFEAESEAVIPYSQYLNQFATYLQQGIMESNGKSVDRNGNLIDYQTGTLIWGEPGTNAQHAFFQLIHQGTKLIPADFIGFVKSLHGNQDHQDKLTSNFLAQTEALLHGKTGAEVIAEGTKEEIVPFKVFEGNKPTNTIFINKLSPESLGKFIAMYEHKIFVQGVIWNIFSYDQFGVELGKQLANKILQEFNTSNSNNHDASTANLLNYYKGFN, from the coding sequence ATGGCATTACCTAAAATAAATCCAACAATGACAAATGCTTGGAAAAAATTACAAGCCCATTATAAAGATGTGAAAGATGATCACATGAAAGATTGGTTTGCTCAAGATGAAGCACGGGCAGATAAGTTTACTATAAAATGGGAGGACTTTTATGTCGATTTTTCAAAAAACAGAATGACTGAAGAGACTTTTAACTATTTGCTGCAATTGGCCGATGAGGTAAAACTTAAAGCGGCTATTAAAAGTCAATTTTCTGGTGAAGTGATTAACGAAACTGAAGGACGAGCAGTATTGCATACGGCCTTGCGTGCGCCAGAAGATGCAAATTTTAAAGTGGATGGTAAAAATGTGATGCCAGAGATTCATGAAGTTAAAGAAAAAATAAAAACGTTTACCAATCATGTGGTTAATGGTAACTTAAAAGGGTATACAGGCAAGCCGTTTACAGATATTGTGAATATAGGTATTGGCGGTTCAGATTTAGGACCCGCCATGGTGGTTGATGCGCTACAGTTTTATAAAAATCATTTAACAACGCATTTTGTAAGCAATGTAGATGGGGATCATGTAAATGAAGTCATTAAAAAACTAAACCCAGAAACAACCCTTTTTGTAATTGTTTCAAAAACCTTTACAACTCAAGAAACCCTTTCTAACGCAAATACTTTAAAAGACTGGTTTTTAAAATCGGCCACTAACGAAGCTGTTGCAAAACATTTTGTTGCAGTATCTACTAATTTAAGTAGCGTCCAATCTTTCGGTATCGATAAGAATAATATATTCCCTATGTGGGATTGGGTTGGAGGTCGATTTTCACTGTGGAGTGCCGTAGGCTTATCTGTAAGTTTAGCAGTAGGCTATGATCATTTTAACAGTTTGCTTTCTGGTGCAAACAAGATGGATGAACATTTTAAAAATGAAGATTTTAAAACGAATATTCCAGTGGTTTTGGCTCTGATTAGTGTTTGGTATAACAATTTTTTTGAGGCTGAAAGCGAAGCGGTCATTCCATATTCTCAATATCTAAATCAGTTTGCCACCTATTTGCAACAGGGTATTATGGAAAGTAATGGCAAAAGTGTAGACAGAAATGGCAACCTAATTGATTATCAAACAGGTACGCTTATTTGGGGAGAGCCAGGAACCAACGCCCAACATGCTTTTTTTCAATTGATCCATCAAGGCACTAAATTAATCCCGGCCGACTTTATAGGTTTTGTAAAATCCTTGCACGGAAATCAAGATCACCAAGATAAGTTAACCTCCAATTTTTTGGCACAAACCGAGGCGTTATTACACGGTAAAACAGGAGCGGAAGTTATTGCGGAAGGCACAAAAGAAGAAATCGTTCCTTTTAAAGTATTTGAAGGTAACAAACCTACAAACACCATTTTTATAAATAAATTATCACCAGAAAGCTTAGGGAAATTTATTGCTATGTATGAGCACAAAATTTTTGTTCAAGGTGTTATTTGGAATATTTTCAGCTATGACCAATTTGGAGTAGAACTTGGTAAGCAGTTAGCTAATAAAATTTTACAGGAATTTAACACGAGTAACTCGAATAATCACGACGCTTCTACAGCCAATTTATTGAATTATTATAAAGGGTTTAATTAA
- a CDS encoding M23 family metallopeptidase — MDRKGITGMGYRCLILLISILAFASCKEENNKLPEPKEDMAVVVEPVHIYEFGFNLNDFIVKRDTVKKGDSFGEILERNKIGYPKIYNIANIARDSFDIRKLQVGKPYTLLCSKDSLELPKCFIYQPNQEEYVVINFQDSIHAYTSKKPIKYVEKTATGIITSSISAELEAQGLSQRLAYKMADEIYAWTIDFRRLQKGDRFKVIYTDKYIDDTIYTGVHNIKAAYFEHNKEPFYAFEFETDSTKGIIDYFNEEAKNLRRAFLKAPVKFKRISSRYNLKRRIAVYGFKVRPHKGTDFAAGIGTPIMATANGTVTESRRKGGNGNYVKIRHNATYETQYLHMKKRKAKVGQFVKQGDVIGWVGMTGNTGGPHVCYRFWKNGKQVDPFKQKLPEAKPISDSLKVKFLDFIEPIKTTLDLIPFTNEITDGGLEDNLITFKN, encoded by the coding sequence ATGGACAGAAAAGGAATTACAGGAATGGGGTACAGATGTTTAATTTTACTAATAAGTATATTGGCCTTTGCAAGCTGCAAAGAGGAAAATAATAAATTACCAGAACCAAAAGAAGACATGGCGGTCGTTGTGGAACCTGTCCATATTTATGAATTTGGTTTTAACCTCAATGATTTTATAGTAAAGCGCGATACTGTTAAAAAAGGAGATAGTTTTGGCGAAATTCTAGAACGCAACAAAATAGGTTACCCTAAAATTTACAACATTGCCAATATAGCCCGGGATAGTTTTGATATTCGAAAACTTCAAGTTGGTAAACCATACACCTTATTATGTTCTAAGGACTCATTAGAGCTACCCAAGTGTTTTATTTACCAGCCTAACCAAGAAGAATATGTGGTTATTAATTTTCAAGATTCCATCCATGCCTATACAAGTAAAAAGCCCATTAAATATGTTGAAAAAACAGCCACGGGTATTATTACAAGCAGCATTTCGGCAGAGTTAGAAGCACAAGGTCTAAGTCAGCGATTAGCCTATAAAATGGCAGATGAAATTTATGCATGGACCATTGATTTTAGACGCCTTCAAAAAGGCGATCGCTTTAAAGTGATTTACACCGATAAATATATAGATGACACTATTTATACAGGCGTCCATAATATTAAAGCGGCCTATTTTGAACACAATAAAGAACCCTTTTATGCTTTCGAATTTGAAACAGATAGTACGAAAGGCATTATAGATTATTTTAACGAAGAGGCGAAAAATTTACGACGTGCATTTTTAAAAGCACCTGTAAAATTCAAAAGAATTTCCTCTAGGTATAACTTAAAACGCCGCATTGCAGTTTATGGCTTTAAAGTGCGTCCGCACAAAGGCACCGATTTTGCTGCAGGTATAGGCACGCCAATTATGGCAACAGCTAACGGTACAGTAACAGAGTCAAGAAGAAAAGGAGGTAACGGCAATTATGTAAAGATTAGGCATAACGCCACCTATGAAACGCAATACCTTCATATGAAAAAACGCAAGGCCAAGGTTGGTCAGTTTGTGAAACAAGGCGATGTTATTGGTTGGGTTGGCATGACAGGAAATACTGGTGGTCCGCACGTGTGCTATCGCTTTTGGAAAAATGGCAAACAGGTAGATCCTTTTAAACAAAAATTGCCCGAAGCGAAGCCTATTTCAGATTCTTTAAAAGTTAAATTCTTAGATTTTATAGAGCCTATAAAAACGACTTTAGATTTAATTCCTTTCACCAATGAGATTACAGATGGTGGTCTAGAAGACAATTTAATAACTTTTAAAAATTAA
- a CDS encoding tryptophan 2,3-dioxygenase family protein: MENNINDHLQEKYNKLGQDLDTHLEGLLHSKPINYWDYIHTDTLLNLQIPRTDLPDEMVFIMYHQVNELLFKMILHEIEQVAKAESVDATMFITKVMRISRYFDMLTSSFTIMKDGMDIEQYNKFRKTLTPASGFQSAQYRKIEFASTELINLIDNRFRETIDRNTTYEHAFEHLYWQAAGKDYRTGKKSYTLTIFEEKYKDEFIRFTEFYNTHNLWTKFKALPKDVKENKDLIDAMRHYDYTVNIKWVMAHYNTANHYLNIGGKTAEATGGSEWVKYMHPKYQRRIFFPDLWTEKELQEWGTDV, encoded by the coding sequence TTGGAAAATAATATTAACGATCACCTCCAAGAAAAATATAATAAACTAGGCCAAGATTTAGACACACATTTAGAAGGCTTGTTGCATAGTAAACCCATTAATTATTGGGATTATATTCATACAGATACCTTATTAAATCTTCAGATCCCACGTACCGATTTACCAGATGAGATGGTGTTTATCATGTATCATCAAGTCAACGAGCTGCTTTTCAAAATGATTCTTCATGAAATTGAGCAAGTTGCAAAAGCTGAATCAGTTGATGCAACCATGTTTATAACAAAGGTCATGCGAATCAGTCGCTATTTCGATATGCTGACATCTTCTTTCACTATTATGAAAGATGGCATGGATATAGAACAGTACAATAAATTCCGAAAAACATTAACGCCAGCAAGCGGCTTTCAAAGTGCCCAATACCGGAAGATAGAATTTGCATCAACAGAGCTTATTAATCTTATTGACAATAGATTCAGGGAAACCATAGATAGAAATACGACCTATGAACATGCTTTTGAGCATTTGTATTGGCAAGCTGCAGGAAAGGATTATAGAACAGGAAAAAAGAGCTATACTTTAACGATTTTTGAAGAAAAGTATAAAGATGAATTTATTAGATTTACAGAATTTTACAATACACATAATTTGTGGACCAAGTTTAAAGCGCTACCAAAAGATGTCAAAGAGAATAAAGATTTAATAGACGCCATGCGCCATTACGATTATACAGTAAATATAAAGTGGGTTATGGCACATTATAACACAGCCAATCATTATTTGAATATTGGAGGAAAAACAGCCGAGGCAACTGGTGGAAGTGAATGGGTGAAATACATGCACCCAAAATATCAAAGAAGAATATTTTTTCCAGATTTATGGACAGAAAAGGAATTACAGGAATGGGGTACAGATGTTTAA
- a CDS encoding DUF3108 domain-containing protein gives MKRAILLFVTILTIQTSFSQQNSAFGDGEWFKFKMSYSGFLKAGNATLTVKDSKIDNKEVYHVIGKGWTTGMIKWFFKVKDRYESYFDKTTLTPYKFIRNIDEGGHTKDLEINFDQKNQKAYVHDKKHKKKTVVDTAPNIQDMVSTFYYLRNNLDVKTMKIGDEVKVDMFFDEENYGFKLKYLGEETIDTDFGRIESLKFRPYVMAGRVFKEEESLTLWVSKDKNKVPLRIKADLAVGSLRADLEAFKGLKHPFRIVVAN, from the coding sequence ATGAAAAGAGCTATACTTTTATTCGTCACGATTCTTACTATTCAAACGTCTTTTTCGCAGCAAAATTCAGCGTTTGGAGATGGTGAATGGTTTAAGTTTAAAATGAGTTATAGCGGCTTTCTAAAAGCGGGAAATGCGACACTTACAGTTAAAGATTCCAAAATAGACAATAAAGAGGTGTATCACGTGATTGGTAAAGGCTGGACTACGGGGATGATAAAATGGTTTTTTAAGGTAAAGGACCGCTACGAAAGCTACTTCGACAAAACCACCTTGACGCCTTATAAGTTTATTCGAAACATTGATGAAGGTGGTCACACCAAAGACCTGGAGATTAATTTTGATCAAAAAAATCAAAAAGCCTATGTTCATGATAAGAAACATAAAAAGAAGACGGTTGTAGACACAGCACCAAATATTCAAGATATGGTCTCGACGTTTTATTATCTAAGAAATAATTTAGATGTAAAGACAATGAAAATTGGAGATGAGGTAAAAGTAGATATGTTTTTTGATGAAGAAAATTATGGCTTCAAACTAAAGTATTTGGGTGAAGAAACCATAGATACGGATTTTGGTAGAATAGAATCCTTAAAATTCAGACCATATGTTATGGCAGGGCGCGTATTTAAAGAGGAAGAAAGTTTAACGCTTTGGGTCTCAAAAGACAAAAATAAAGTACCTTTACGCATTAAGGCAGATTTAGCTGTGGGCTCATTACGTGCAGACCTTGAGGCTTTTAAAGGCCTAAAACATCCATTCAGAATTGTTGTAGCAAATTAA